In Fusarium oxysporum f. sp. lycopersici 4287 chromosome 9, whole genome shotgun sequence, the genomic stretch ACGGCATTTCTCTCGTTCGTCTTTGCGACAAGCTGCAGCGTTCTTCCAATCAGCACCCCCGCCTTCACCCGACCGCCTACCGCAGCCCGACCAACGTTTTTCGTGACCGATAGCAAATATGGCAGGGTTATTCCAAAGGGTCTACAATTGGCTCATGCGCATGTTCTGGTAAGTAGCCATAATCGTGAGGTTGCTTCCACGGAAACCGACAGAAACCTCTGGTTCATTCGCGACTCGCTATTCTGCATAGCTGCGACAGCTTTTGAACCCACATGCTGATAATGACTCCCAGGGCGATGGAAATGGAAGTGACGATGGTTGGTTTGCAAAATGCTGGAAAGACCTCGTTATTACGAGTTCTCGCTGTAGGTTCCGAcatgtctttttttttctttcttttttttcttttttgcttGACCGCTTGTAGCTGACTGTCGCGTTTGTAGGGCGGTGAATTCACTCTCGAGTAAGCGCTTCCCAATACCGACTCTTGCCATGAATTTCCTCGATCTCGCTGCAGCCCGTCCGGACATTTCAACTGTGTCATGAGGTCCCAGTGCTAACTCCAGATGATGATAGCTCCATCCCCACCGTTGGTTTCAACATGAAAAAGGTACAGCGCGGACATGTTACCTTGAAGTGTTGGGATATTGGCGGCCAGCCCCGGTTCCGAACCATGTGGGAAAGATATTGTCGAGGTGTGAGCGCCATCGTCTTTATCGTGGATATTGCCGATACACCACTGATTCCCCAAGCGAAGGAAGAGCTCCATGACCTCATGAGCCGCAAGTCGCTTGAGGGTATACCACTTCTCATCCTGGGGAATAAGTCCGATCTTCCGGACAAGCTTTCGGTGGATGAGTTGATTGACGAGCTAGACCTGAAGAGCATACGTGGCCGTGAGGTGTGCTGCTATGGTATCAGCGCGAAAGAAGAGACAAACCTTGACGCAGTAGTCGAGTTTCTAATGAAGTATGCCACGCGACCATAATCAGCGCCATAACTCGCTGGTGTGGTGGCTGTAACACTCGCTTGGGGATGTTTCCACACCCTCTGACTCAAGAGGTAACAAGCGTCCAAGTCTGTGCTAGTTGTTCCAATAACTGCCAGACAAAGGCTTCTTTGCTTGCGTCTCGAGCCAGCAACAGAGCACAAGACCGGCTTATGACAAGCGAGTGAAAAGAGCAAGGGTAAACATATATAAATTCCTCTCTCACGAGCTCATGATTTTTCCAGATACCTGTTGGCCCATATGCAGCTTTTACCGGGGTTTCAAAGACTTCTTCGCTGTTCTCATGTCGCCACTACCCAGGTCCTGGAAAACCATGACACTTTTCTTTGTTAATGGACGGAGCATAATCTTGCATGGTGGGAAGAAATTCAGCACTGGCTAGAAAGGAGAAAAGGTCTTTTCCCAAGGGACGCCGTTTTTGTATATGGAATTGGCGCTTGCCATTCCTCACTGTTTCTTTTTGTTATTCACCGGGGGCCTAGGCGCTGTTGCCATTGTTGATGGCGCTATTGTTTCTGCtgctgttgacgatgacgacgatatgATTCTTGGATGTTGTTTTTCTGCTTGGAACATACTTTGATCGAGTAAAGCATGTGTAGTTGTCGGCCACAGCTTGTGTAAGTAACCTGCAAGCGGCTGACTAGAAACGGCTGATGACTGAATGATTATGTCGTTATGAAAATGTTCGTTCAGTTTTTAAGCCTGGTAGTTGATGGGAAGACGCGTGTGTTTATAGACAATggaaccagaaccagatACGAGTTTGAATGTGTGACTGAGTTGTGTTTTGTGAGTCAAGAATAGTGGCAAGAGATGGACTCTTTCTGAGTTGTATCGCCGAAACCCGTATTGGTTGAGAGGATAATGAGTGACTTTAATAGACATTGAATGGGTTTTCAACATTTGACTGTTTGTTGGAAAGAATCGAATGTCCCAGATGACATGGGTCGAGTTGTCAATGTGAGGCGGAGAAGGTTCAGGTGATGCTTGGGTGTGGATACTTATCAACACCCATTTTCACAACCAAGAGACTTTTTTCAATACAAAAAAGCCCAATAAGGAAACCAGGAGCTGTAGAATATCGCCAAATAGTAGGCTAAACAGAGAGAATAAAATCTGCAGTTCAAGAAAGTACGAAAGAAAAGAGGTGAGGGAGggggttgttgatgagggaaACTCTAGGAGGCTACACACGGACCACTTGATGCGTTGGCCAACTCATCGCTGCAGTTGACAAGCGCCGCACGCCAGTTTTGCAGTGGCTCATCGCCCTGTCAATCCCGCCTCGCATCACGCAGCGCATCGCGTTCCCGCACGCACCCACACCCCGGCCGAGCGAACGAACTGGTGAGGATCTGAGGTGCAGCAGGGAAGGCTATCGTGGGTGCCTCTGACTGGGTGTTGTCGTTTTCTTGAACGGCCAGGTGCTTCCGATGAACGGGTCCCTTTCCTAGATGGTCACTTCCATGTCTCTAAGCCTTGTAGGTGTGAGTTATTTCCGAGGGGTGTCTATTCCTTGACAGTATTGCCTGTTTCTAAGTCGGGGTAATCCATCGTGCTGCAGCTCATTGCTCAAGAGATCGTTGTTGATAGGCGAGGAAGCAAGGACAGCCTATAGAAATAGAACAAATAGTAAAAAAGCTTGGCTTGGAACAAGTCTGGGCGACATTCAGCTTTGATACTTTGAAAGGGATGAGCGATTGCGATGAGGTCATGCTGCACACTCGGACAGCCCTCGGGAGCTCCGACCAGACGGGGACGGCGGTGAACGGATGCGGAGCGGAGGACTCTATCGGTACGGGGGTGGAGACGGAGGAGTGGTAAGATGGTTCGACAAAAAGCGCAAATGAACGTCCTATAAAATGTCAGTGAGCTTCAATGGATAGAAGTGTAAAGCGTATTGACACACGATTTGAATAAAGTAGAAATAGAGATAAGAAGAAATTATCGTGTGGGAAAGGGTCGAAATTATTACTTCCTCGTACGGAAATGAAATGGAATTCGAGGTTTGGAAAAAGGTGGACTCGGGCTTCTAATTGGAGCGCCGTCAACGACTGTGAGCGAATCGAACGTCTTGCGCTAGACAATGGCTTTTCTGCAAATGGACATCCCTCACACGGCTCAAGTTCCGAATGACTTTTGAACCCCTGATATGACCGACCCTGGGATGCTTATTGGGAGCTGACACTGAGGCTATCGTGACTGGACCACCTGGTAGTCAAGGAGCTGAGGAGCTGCGGAGAAAGTGACGCTACGTGACGAGAATCAGCTAGCGATTGGATCGCGATGTGACTCAATCATCGCTTAGACGAGAGCTGACCTCAGAAACTGAAGGTTGACGTTGCTGATTGAGAGTTGTGATGGTGGAGAGAAGTTGCCCAAGGGTGGATTCTCGATAATGGACGGATGCCTGACTTAGGTTATCGTTAGCTGGGCAAGCCCAGTGAAATGGGCTAGGTCTaggaagaaggttgttgCCGTCACAGGGCCACTGTTTTCGGCACAttccttccttcctcctCCCTTGAATATTGTACGAATGTGATTCCTTCCCTTCAGAGGAGGATCTTAAATTGATCACACACTCCAAATCAAACTCATGACAATAGAGAAGGATATCTAACAGTGTCTAACCAACAGTAAAGTAATCATGTACACGAATGTCGAAGACAGTCGTGAAGATTCCGTAGCGAGGCGCAGTTACTCCAAagttgaggcttgggagTTGTTGGAGGCTGAAACACTTCATTATTGAAGGGGTATCTTGATTCTCATAACTAACTCATCCAGAAACCATGAACCAAACCATGAACCAAACCAATCCGTGCCTTGTTACATTTCTCATAATCATCCGTCACAAAAGATAAGTTCATGGGTAGTCGCTGAACCCCGCGGTCTTGCCACTTCGATCCAACATATATCGAAACCTCTCCCGATCCTCAAGCAGACAAGTTGGAAGGTCGGCATTATTGTCTATTCGAGTGAACGTATTCTCTTTACGTCCCCATAGGTCAACACCTTCACGTATCGCACTTGCGATACGATCTCGATCGCGGAAGGATTCGTGGTTCATCCACGCATGCGAGAAACTGGCCATCTTGTTCAGGAATTGGCCTATTGTCGAGAAGCACGAGCTGCAGTGCCAACCGGCATTGGCCAATGTTCCCTTTTCCAAGTCCCTGAGCAGAGGAATTCCTGCATCTCCAGTTCTCAAATTTCCAGGAAGAATGGTATTGCGCATGCCTTGGTAATATGTCGCTTGTGGGAATGGCCACTCAGGTCCATCGTGAAGGAACTGGAAGGAATAGTAATAAAACTTGGAAGAGAGGGTCAGGCGACGGGGGAAGTTGCACGTCCGAAGTACCAGCATCGTTGCAGGGCGCAGAATCTCGTCGACATCGGCAACCAGAATGACATCGCCTTGAGTTGGGGTTTGCTCGCCAGTGAGCTTTGGGAAGACTTGGTCGAACATAGCGTTGCGCTGTAAGTCTTCTCGATCCCAATGACGCAAGGGCTTGAAGTCTTTCGGATACTCGAGTTGATGATAAATCATCTTGTCATGGTAAGGCTCAAAGCGTTTCCAGTTGTCGCGGATGACAAGGTCCTTGGGGCCACCCTGAAAGGTAAGTGGCGCCTCAACGACAACAAAATAATCGACATGATTGTACAGGGTCTTGAGTCGAATTTCGAGAAAGTCCAGTTCTGTATTGACCATGAAGAGGTCGTAAATCTTGCGGCGACCGTTTGGCGCATCGGGATGAGGGTTGAAGACAGTGTAACCATGTGAGGCGCATAACGAGCGAGCGGCATCTGATGCGTAATATTCGTGATGCGACCTTGAAAAGTTAAGTCGAGGAAGTGAGAGAGAAACGCTGATATCTGTATCAGTAATGCGATGAATGTGTGAACGATCATAGAACGGTTGCTTAGATAGAAGCACGACCACGCAGACGAGGGGTATCAACGAGAGGAACACACGATAAGGCACGCGAGAAGCCATAATGATGATTTTCGCACATCAAGAGAAATGAGAGAATAAGAAGATCGTTAGTGCAACAGGGCTGCTATAAAATGGCAGCAGTGACATATGTCTAATAACACAAGGTCGCATGAGGGAGCAATAAATCGGTAATCACGGCATCTTATCCCCAAAAGGATTCGAAAATCAGCCCAATAATGCGTTGATCTTGGACTAAGGCACGCCCTCAGCCTCAGGATAAAGGGATGGTCAGGCCGTTATACGAGTTTGTTACAATACAACCCACGCACGGCGTTGCTTCATTGGCTAAAATATCTGTTCCTGTCGGACTATGAAGCCGGCAATCTAACAAGCGTCGGCAGCTGAAAACAGTGATAAGCACCGACGCCATGTAATATAAAAAGTGTTTGAGGCTTGTTTAATCTAGTTTGATAATGATGTTCTCCCAGGGCTGATAACGATGAACGGGCTGACGCAATTTCATACGTACTTTTCGATTTCCCACGTGAAGATAATCGTAGTTCGTATAGCATCGAGGCCCGCTATTACTCTCATCCCAATGACGATCAAACAATGCAAAAGACACTAAATTGTTGAACCCAGCCGATGGCCTCATTACAAAGCATCTATAAGCAGAGCTAGAGACTTTGTAAAGAAGATTCTGTTTATACACATGAAACGGAAATAAGCACCGTTTGATAATGGTAGACCCTTGAAGTTTAGTGTTGTGAGGGGGAGGCTCCATCAATTGATATCGATATCGCTTCCGGAGCCGAGACGGGGGCGGCATCGGCTCTTTCAACGGCCAAGGCTCGGTGTTCCCCTCACTATCGACACGTTTTTTGTGGAGGTTGTACCCCGTTCTACGCCCTATAACGACTTAACTCTATTGTTCCGTTCTGCGGAGATTGAAACTCTTGAGTCTAATTCGCTCTTCTATCATGATGAGTCGTTCTTCTCGACTTGTCGTGTCCTCGGCAGTTCGCAACTTATCAAAATATCCTCTCCGGCCTCTATCGATATCTTTAACAGCACGCCCAATTGTCTTTTCACAACGGACTTTTACCTCTTCATCTGTCAAAATGGGAGACGCTGTCTCTGAGAAGCCTCGCAATGCCTGGCTCGGTGCTAAAGGGCCTGCGGCGCTTGACCTCCGCAGTATGTAGCTCACACATGTGTTGAGAGGTCAAACTCTAACATTGGTTGGTATAGGCGATGTGgtgacaacaccaacaccagctaTGTTGGAAGCTGTCAAATCATGCTCTCTACTTGACGATGTCTTCCAGGAGGACCCTGCTACAAACGAACTTGAAGCCTATGTTGCGGAACGCACCGGAAAGGAAGCCGGTCTTTTCGTCCTCTCAGGAACAATGGGAAACCAGCTCGCTCTTCGATCTCTTCTCACACAGCCTCCTTACTCAGTACTGTGCGATTACCGTGCTCACATCTTCACCGCTGAAGCAGGCGGGTAAGTACTAAAAAATGGGCCATGGGTTTATTTGGCTTACAATTTTGTAGCACTTCAAACCTCACAGGGGCTCAGATTCAGACTGTTATTCCTAAAAATGGCAGATACATGACACTTGAAGAGATTCAAGAGAATGTGACcctggatgatgatgttcaCGGTTGCCCTACACGTGTCATCAGTTTGGAAAACACTCTTCACGGCATGGTCATGCCTCTCAGTGAAGTCAAGCGAATTGCTGAGTTCGCTAGAGAGCACGGCATTAGGTTACACTTGGACGGCGCACGACTATGGGAGGCAGTCGTCTCTGGAGCAGGTTCCCTGACCGAATACTGCTCTTACTTTGACACCATCAGTCTATGCCTCTCCAAGGGTCTCGGTGCCCCTGCAGGAAGTGTTATCGTTGGCACCAAAGCCACACTGAAGCACGCTCGTTGGGTCCGCAAGTCCATCGGCGGTGGTCTACGACAATCCGGTGTTCTCACATCTGCAGGACGCATCGCTATCGAGCAGACTTTTGGAAAGTCCCCCAACGGCCAAGATGGGCCTCTCAAGGCGTCTCACGAGATGGCGCGCAAGGTCGACGACCTCTGGACGAGCATGGGTGGCACGATTGATGAGCCAACGGAGACTAACATGGTGTGGTTGAACCTCAAGGCGACAGGATGCAG encodes the following:
- a CDS encoding threonine aldolase translates to MMSRSSRLVVSSAVRNLSKYPLRPLSISLTARPIVFSQRTFTSSSVKMGDAVSEKPRNAWLGAKGPAALDLRSDVVTTPTPAMLEAVKSCSLLDDVFQEDPATNELEAYVAERTGKEAGLFVLSGTMGNQLALRSLLTQPPYSVLCDYRAHIFTAEAGGTSNLTGAQIQTVIPKNGRYMTLEEIQENVTLDDDVHGCPTRVISLENTLHGMVMPLSEVKRIAEFAREHGIRLHLDGARLWEAVVSGAGSLTEYCSYFDTISLCLSKGLGAPAGSVIVGTKATLKHARWVRKSIGGGLRQSGVLTSAGRIAIEQTFGKSPNGQDGPLKASHEMARKVDDLWTSMGGTIDEPTETNMVWLNLKATGCSVKRFIEIGADAGLKFMSSRLVTHYQVAQNEEEVLRRLKIVFEKVLGEGGDSSAQQKIGKGSVYVPQ
- a CDS encoding arf/Sar family, other; the encoded protein is MAGLFQRVYNWLMRMFWAMEMEVTMVGLQNAGKTSLLRVLAGGEFTLDSIPTVGFNMKKVQRGHVTLKCWDIGGQPRFRTMWERYCRGVSAIVFIVDIADTPLIPQAKEELHDLMSRKSLEGIPLLILGNKSDLPDKLSVDELIDELDLKSIRGREVCCYGISAKEETNLDAVVEFLMKYATRP
- a CDS encoding arf/Sar family, other; protein product: MKKVQRGHVTLKCWDIGGQPRFRTMWERYCRGVSAIVFIVDIADTPLIPQAKEELHDLMSRKSLEGIPLLILGNKSDLPDKLSVDELIDELDLKSIRGREVCCYGISAKEETNLDAVVEFLMKYATRP
- a CDS encoding threonine aldolase translates to MLEAVKSCSLLDDVFQEDPATNELEAYVAERTGKEAGLFVLSGTMGNQLALRSLLTQPPYSVLCDYRAHIFTAEAGGTSNLTGAQIQTVIPKNGRYMTLEEIQENVTLDDDVHGCPTRVISLENTLHGMVMPLSEVKRIAEFAREHGIRLHLDGARLWEAVVSGAGSLTEYCSYFDTISLCLSKGLGAPAGSVIVGTKATLKHARWVRKSIGGGLRQSGVLTSAGRIAIEQTFGKSPNGQDGPLKASHEMARKVDDLWTSMGGTIDEPTETNMVWLNLKATGCSVKRFIEIGADAGLKFMSSRLVTHYQVAQNEEEVLRRLKIVFEKVLGEGGDSSAQQKIGKGSVYVPQ
- a CDS encoding arf/Sar family, other, which encodes MLIMTPRAMEMEVTMVGLQNAGKTSLLRVLAGGEFTLDSIPTVGFNMKKVQRGHVTLKCWDIGGQPRFRTMWERYCRGVSAIVFIVDIADTPLIPQAKEELHDLMSRKSLEGIPLLILGNKSDLPDKLSVDELIDELDLKSIRGREVCCYGISAKEETNLDAVVEFLMKYATRP